A window of Flavobacterium flavigenum contains these coding sequences:
- a CDS encoding adenosine deaminase — MTRIITLFCFLIVQFNFSQSAGNYLEKIRTNEAALTAFFQQMPKGGDLHHHFSGSVYAEPLLERVIAEDFYLNLETMEVSKTKPKNGNWETFSSLKNTGKLSFYKQQIMQTWSAKDFNGVSVPSDDLFFDSFQKFSPAIEGHFAEGLTELKNRALSENVSYIETQLAIIPCDMKVDDLNDFNLKLRQGAIQKDEKAVLKLLDDLYKNIEKRNAKKYAEDFNSNFIAKLHKDLKIDDERFTMRYQNFVLRFMEPVDLFKNLSIAFISANESKLVAGVNIVSPEDGETSMKDYWLHMEMFKYCHSRFPDVKYTLHAGELTLGLVQPEELTWHINSAIYVAGANRIGHGVDIAYEANSYDLLRYMSKNNIPIEINLASNEFILKVKESRHPFTLYKEFNVPIVISTDDAGILRTNMTEQYVLLAKRYPDVSYETIKQYVYNSINYGFIQDASVKKELLKDLDMRFKIFENQFSKN; from the coding sequence ATGACTAGGATAATTACACTTTTCTGTTTTCTGATAGTACAATTTAATTTTTCTCAATCAGCCGGAAATTATTTAGAAAAAATCAGAACTAATGAGGCTGCCTTAACTGCATTTTTTCAACAAATGCCGAAAGGAGGCGATTTACACCACCATTTTTCAGGATCTGTTTATGCTGAACCTCTTTTAGAAAGAGTAATTGCCGAAGATTTTTATCTGAATTTAGAAACGATGGAAGTTTCCAAAACAAAACCTAAAAATGGAAATTGGGAAACTTTCTCATCATTAAAAAACACAGGAAAACTTTCTTTTTATAAACAGCAGATAATGCAAACGTGGTCTGCTAAAGACTTTAACGGTGTTTCCGTACCTTCTGATGATTTGTTTTTTGATTCTTTTCAAAAGTTTTCCCCCGCAATCGAAGGACATTTTGCAGAAGGTTTGACAGAACTTAAAAACCGTGCACTTTCTGAAAATGTAAGTTATATTGAAACACAATTGGCTATTATTCCTTGTGATATGAAAGTTGATGATCTAAATGATTTCAACTTGAAACTTCGCCAGGGTGCCATTCAAAAAGATGAAAAAGCGGTTTTAAAACTTCTTGACGATTTGTATAAAAACATAGAGAAAAGAAATGCTAAAAAATATGCCGAAGATTTTAATAGCAATTTTATAGCAAAGCTTCACAAAGATTTAAAAATTGATGATGAACGATTTACAATGCGTTATCAAAATTTTGTATTACGTTTCATGGAACCTGTTGATTTGTTTAAAAACCTAAGTATTGCTTTTATTTCTGCAAATGAAAGTAAACTCGTTGCCGGTGTAAATATTGTCTCTCCTGAAGACGGCGAAACTTCCATGAAAGATTATTGGCTTCATATGGAGATGTTTAAATATTGTCATTCACGTTTTCCTGATGTAAAATATACACTTCATGCTGGTGAACTGACATTGGGACTCGTACAGCCCGAAGAATTAACGTGGCATATTAATTCGGCAATTTATGTTGCTGGGGCTAATAGAATTGGGCACGGAGTTGATATTGCTTATGAAGCAAATTCGTATGATCTACTTCGTTATATGTCAAAAAATAATATTCCCATTGAAATTAATTTAGCCAGTAACGAATTTATTCTCAAAGTAAAAGAGAGCAGGCATCCTTTTACACTTTATAAAGAGTTTAATGTGCCAATTGTAATTAGTACAGATGATGCGGGAATTCTAAGAACTAATATGACAGAACAATATGTTTTACTGGCAAAAAGATATCCGGATGTCTCATACGAAACGATAAAGCAATATGTTTACAATAGTATTAATTACGGTTTTATCCAGGATGCATCTGTAAAAAAAGAGTTACTGAAAGATTTAGATATGAGATTTAAAATCTTTGAAAATCAATTTTCTAAAAATTAA
- a CDS encoding MFS transporter, with product MTNLPKGSKKLLNAWAFYDWANSVYTLTIASAVFPIFYEALFSDRGHYIKVFGLELKNSALISFVTAFAFVFVAVFSPLLSGIADYVGNKKSFMKFFCYVGALSCMGLYWFDLENIYIGLLFYFLGLIGYWGSLVFYNSYLPDIAFPEQQDKISAKGYSLGYIGSVILLIVNLIMIMGAANDEAKMQAMRYSFVMVGVWWILFSQYTYYFLPKGNKETNQKLSKQIVFNGFKELKKVWAILQDNIPLKRYLGGFFVSSMAVQTVMLVATYFGAQEIQWSSKEESTIGLIICILIIQLVAVIGAVLTSRASEKFGNIPTLIGINIIWAVFCALAFFITLPIHFYVMATVVGFVMGGIQALSRSTYSKLLPETEDTASFFSFYDVAEKIGIVIGMCLYGIIDQITGSPRLAIVFLAAFFVIAIFLLRRVHKK from the coding sequence ATGACAAACTTACCCAAAGGGAGTAAAAAATTATTGAATGCCTGGGCCTTTTATGATTGGGCTAATTCAGTTTATACACTTACCATTGCTTCGGCAGTATTTCCCATTTTTTATGAAGCCTTATTTTCTGATCGAGGACATTATATAAAAGTTTTTGGATTGGAATTGAAAAATTCAGCCCTGATTAGTTTTGTAACTGCATTTGCCTTTGTATTTGTAGCTGTTTTTTCGCCATTATTATCCGGTATTGCAGATTATGTTGGGAATAAAAAATCATTCATGAAATTTTTCTGCTATGTGGGAGCATTATCCTGCATGGGTTTGTATTGGTTTGATCTTGAAAATATTTACATCGGGTTATTGTTTTATTTTTTGGGTCTAATTGGTTATTGGGGAAGCTTGGTTTTCTATAATTCTTATTTGCCGGATATTGCATTTCCTGAACAGCAGGATAAAATTAGTGCCAAAGGATATTCTTTAGGGTATATTGGAAGTGTAATTTTACTGATTGTTAATTTAATAATGATTATGGGCGCCGCTAACGATGAAGCAAAGATGCAAGCTATGCGATATTCATTTGTTATGGTAGGAGTTTGGTGGATTTTGTTTAGCCAATATACCTATTATTTTTTGCCTAAAGGAAATAAAGAAACAAATCAAAAATTATCAAAACAAATTGTTTTTAATGGGTTTAAAGAATTAAAGAAGGTGTGGGCAATATTGCAAGATAATATTCCTTTAAAAAGATATTTAGGTGGTTTTTTCGTATCGAGTATGGCGGTTCAGACTGTAATGTTGGTAGCGACTTATTTTGGAGCACAGGAAATTCAGTGGTCATCTAAAGAAGAAAGTACCATCGGTTTGATTATTTGTATCTTGATCATACAGCTAGTTGCTGTAATTGGCGCTGTTTTGACTTCTAGGGCTTCGGAAAAATTTGGAAATATTCCAACCTTAATCGGAATCAATATTATCTGGGCAGTTTTTTGTGCTCTGGCCTTTTTTATTACTTTACCAATACATTTTTATGTAATGGCTACGGTTGTCGGATTTGTAATGGGAGGAATTCAGGCTTTGTCGCGCTCAACGTACTCAAAATTATTGCCTGAAACTGAAGATACAGCATCATTTTTTAGCTTTTATGATGTAGCTGAAAAAATAGGAATCGTTATTGGAATGTGTCTTTATGGAATTATAGATCAAATTACAGGAAGCCCTCGTTTGGCAATTGTATTTTTAGCAGCTTTTTTTGTAATTGCTATTTTTCTTTTAAGAAGAGTACATAAAAAATAA
- a CDS encoding uracil-DNA glycosylase → MDVKMHDSWKPVLNEEFEKPYFSELINFVKSEYTTKVCYPKGSQIFSAFDHCHFDQVKVVIIGQDPYHGPNQANGLCFSVNDGIPFPPSLYNIFKEIETDLGKPLPKTGNLERWADQGVFLLNATLTVRQSEAGSHQGKGWEKFTDAVIKQISDKKENVVFLLWGGFAQKKATLIDASKHQILKSGHPSPLSANRGFWFGNKHFSQTNAFLKAKGLKEIEW, encoded by the coding sequence ATGGACGTTAAAATGCATGATTCATGGAAGCCGGTTTTGAATGAAGAATTTGAAAAACCATATTTCAGCGAACTAATTAATTTTGTAAAATCTGAATATACTACTAAGGTATGTTATCCAAAAGGGAGTCAGATCTTTTCAGCTTTCGATCATTGCCATTTCGATCAGGTAAAAGTGGTTATTATCGGTCAGGATCCTTATCACGGCCCTAATCAGGCCAATGGTTTGTGCTTTTCTGTAAATGATGGAATTCCCTTTCCTCCTTCTTTATATAATATTTTTAAGGAAATCGAAACAGACTTGGGTAAACCACTTCCTAAAACCGGTAATTTAGAGCGATGGGCAGATCAGGGTGTTTTTCTTTTAAATGCAACCTTAACAGTCCGACAGTCAGAAGCCGGAAGCCATCAGGGAAAAGGCTGGGAAAAATTTACAGACGCTGTTATCAAACAAATTTCCGATAAAAAAGAAAATGTTGTTTTCCTGCTTTGGGGAGGTTTTGCTCAAAAGAAAGCAACTTTGATTGACGCTTCAAAACATCAAATTCTAAAATCAGGACATCCTTCGCCTTTAAGTGCAAACAGAGGCTTTTGGTTTGGAAATAAGCATTTTAGCCAGACAAATGCTTTTCTGAAAGCAAAAGGTCTGAAAGAAATTGAGTGGTAG
- the tpiA gene encoding triose-phosphate isomerase has protein sequence MRKQIVAGNWKMHKNASQTEELLNELITKIPAKTNAQVIVAPTFVNLAAAVNKLKNTTIGVSAQNVHQAEGGAFTGEISADMLKSVGVDTVILGHSERRAIFNETDALIANKVDTALKHEMTVIFCFGEELKDRQSGNHFNIVENQLLDGLFHISKESWSNVVLAYEPVWAIGTGETASPEQAQEMHEFIRETIRKAFGNNIADEVSILYGGSVKPENAKEIFSKPDVDGGLIGGAALKADDFLAIVTAI, from the coding sequence ATGAGAAAACAAATTGTTGCGGGAAACTGGAAAATGCATAAGAATGCTAGTCAAACCGAAGAATTATTAAACGAATTAATTACAAAAATACCAGCAAAAACAAATGCTCAGGTTATTGTAGCACCAACGTTTGTAAATTTAGCAGCTGCAGTTAATAAATTAAAAAATACTACTATAGGGGTTTCAGCTCAAAACGTTCATCAGGCTGAAGGCGGAGCTTTTACTGGAGAAATTTCTGCTGATATGTTAAAAAGTGTTGGAGTTGATACCGTAATATTAGGTCACTCTGAACGCAGAGCTATTTTTAATGAAACTGATGCTTTGATTGCTAATAAAGTTGACACAGCTTTAAAACATGAGATGACCGTTATTTTTTGTTTTGGAGAAGAATTGAAAGACCGTCAATCAGGCAATCATTTTAATATTGTTGAAAATCAATTACTTGATGGATTATTTCACATTTCAAAAGAATCATGGTCAAATGTAGTTTTGGCTTATGAGCCAGTTTGGGCTATTGGTACAGGTGAAACAGCTTCTCCTGAGCAGGCACAGGAAATGCATGAATTTATTAGAGAAACAATTCGTAAAGCTTTTGGAAATAATATTGCTGATGAAGTTTCTATATTATATGGTGGTTCAGTTAAACCGGAAAATGCAAAAGAAATCTTCTCTAAACCTGATGTAGACGGCGGTTTAATTGGAGGAGCGGCATTAAAAGCAGATGATTTTCTTGCTATTGTAACAGCTATCTAA
- a CDS encoding endonuclease MutS2, with the protein MISITEKTLQDLQFPTVLETISAGCNTDIGKEKALKITPFRDKETLMQALMQTSEYVSSFENNNAIPNHGFDAITHEIKFLAIEDSFLEVGSFRKIATLSSTSNFLLNFLKKFDDYYPNLNARAARVEYTKDIVTLIDAIVDKYGEIKDNASPALLSIRQNMNIVRGKVNQSFGVALSHNNSLGYLDDIKESFVQNRRVLAVLAMYRRKVKGSILGSSKTGSIAYIEPEATLQYSRELANLEYEEKEEITRILKQLSNSIRPFLPLLIEYQDFLSDIDVVSAKAKYANRIDGILPTITEERRLFFREAYHPILYLNNKQKNEVTHPQTIELKQENRIIVISGPNAGGKTISLKTVGLLQLMLQSGILIPVHERSETFLFDRILTDIGDNQSIENHLSTYSYRLKNMNYFLKKCNKKTMFLIDEFGTGSDPELGGALAEIFLEEFYHREAFGIITTHYSNLKILANELPFATNANMMFDEKSLEPMYKLALGQAGSSFTFEVALKNGIPFGLINRAKKKIEVGKVRFDKTIATLQKERSKLEKTSINLKEEETRAREESKKMENINTRIQQKLESYQELYDSNQKIIYIGQKIDDIAEKYFNNKNKKELIGEFLKIVEIENSKRKKATPKEVKAKVEKQKEIIAEVQVKVEEIRKEKKEKKLKPVVEKPKPILKVGDRVRMLDGRSVGSIDAIEKNKATVNYGIFTSKVSLDELELVEAVKK; encoded by the coding sequence ATGATTAGTATTACCGAAAAAACATTACAAGACTTACAATTTCCAACAGTACTCGAAACCATTTCAGCTGGTTGCAATACCGATATTGGAAAAGAAAAAGCTTTAAAAATAACTCCATTTAGAGATAAAGAAACTTTGATGCAGGCTTTGATGCAGACATCAGAATATGTTTCGTCATTTGAAAATAATAACGCCATTCCCAATCACGGGTTTGACGCCATCACGCACGAAATTAAGTTTTTAGCAATTGAAGACAGCTTTCTTGAAGTAGGAAGCTTTAGAAAAATTGCAACACTTTCGTCTACTTCAAATTTTCTATTGAATTTCCTTAAAAAATTTGATGACTATTATCCCAACCTGAATGCAAGAGCTGCAAGAGTAGAATATACTAAAGACATTGTAACGCTGATTGATGCCATTGTAGATAAATATGGAGAGATAAAAGACAACGCCTCTCCTGCTCTTTTGAGCATTCGCCAGAATATGAATATTGTTCGTGGTAAAGTAAACCAGAGTTTTGGAGTTGCCCTTTCACACAACAATAGTCTCGGTTATTTAGATGATATTAAGGAAAGTTTTGTTCAGAATCGTAGGGTATTAGCGGTTTTAGCGATGTATCGCCGAAAAGTTAAAGGTTCTATTTTAGGAAGTTCTAAAACTGGAAGCATCGCTTATATCGAACCTGAAGCCACATTGCAATATTCAAGAGAATTAGCTAATCTGGAATATGAAGAAAAGGAAGAAATCACCCGAATCCTGAAACAATTATCAAATTCAATTCGTCCTTTTTTACCTTTATTAATCGAGTATCAGGATTTTTTGAGCGATATTGATGTCGTTTCCGCAAAAGCAAAATATGCAAACAGAATAGATGGAATTCTTCCAACAATTACTGAGGAAAGAAGGCTGTTTTTTAGAGAAGCGTATCATCCAATTTTATATTTGAACAATAAGCAAAAGAATGAAGTTACGCATCCGCAGACTATTGAATTAAAACAGGAAAACAGAATCATTGTAATTTCGGGCCCAAATGCCGGAGGAAAAACCATTTCCTTAAAAACTGTTGGTTTATTGCAATTAATGCTGCAATCCGGAATTTTAATTCCGGTTCATGAAAGAAGTGAAACTTTCTTGTTTGACCGAATCTTAACAGACATTGGAGATAATCAGTCTATCGAAAATCATTTAAGTACATACAGTTACCGATTAAAAAACATGAATTATTTCCTGAAAAAGTGTAATAAGAAAACCATGTTTTTGATTGATGAATTTGGTACGGGTTCTGATCCTGAATTGGGTGGTGCCTTGGCTGAAATTTTCCTTGAAGAATTTTACCATCGTGAAGCTTTCGGAATTATTACTACTCATTATTCGAATTTAAAAATTCTGGCCAACGAATTACCTTTTGCAACAAACGCCAATATGATGTTTGATGAGAAGTCACTTGAACCAATGTACAAATTGGCGCTTGGTCAGGCAGGAAGTTCGTTTACTTTTGAAGTGGCATTGAAAAACGGAATTCCGTTTGGGCTGATCAATCGTGCGAAAAAGAAAATCGAAGTGGGAAAAGTCCGTTTTGACAAAACGATTGCAACGCTTCAGAAAGAAAGATCGAAACTTGAGAAGACTTCTATCAATTTAAAAGAAGAAGAAACGCGTGCCCGTGAGGAAAGCAAAAAGATGGAAAACATCAATACCCGAATTCAGCAAAAACTAGAAAGCTACCAGGAATTGTACGACAGCAATCAAAAAATAATTTACATCGGTCAAAAAATTGATGATATTGCCGAGAAATATTTCAACAATAAAAACAAAAAGGAACTTATTGGTGAATTCCTGAAGATTGTTGAGATAGAAAACTCAAAACGTAAAAAAGCAACTCCTAAAGAAGTTAAAGCCAAAGTTGAAAAACAAAAGGAAATTATTGCTGAAGTACAGGTAAAAGTTGAAGAAATCCGAAAAGAGAAAAAAGAGAAAAAACTTAAACCGGTTGTAGAAAAACCAAAACCTATTTTAAAAGTTGGTGACCGGGTAAGAATGCTCGACGGAAGATCTGTTGGAAGTATTGATGCTATTGAAAAAAATAAAGCGACTGTAAATTACGGTATTTTTACATCTAAAGTGAGCCTGGATGAATTAGAATTGGTTGAAGCTGTTAAAAAGTAA
- a CDS encoding M1 family metallopeptidase, with the protein MKSYIITFIFLFIVFTSNAQGLLNKLEKTFTHQDTLRGSITKERAWWDLKYYHLDIKVNPVDKTISGSNKVRYTVLSEYSKMQIDLQEPMQIYKVTQDGKELKFERNGNVFFIELIANQKVGEIKEIIVSFGGKPKEAVNPPWDGGITWKKDKNGKDFIASSCQGLGASVWWPCKDHMYDEVEDMLISVNVPGDLTDVSNGRLKSIKKQKDGTRTFNWYISNPINNYGVNINIGDYVNFSEKYKGENGNLDCNYHVLSYNLALAKKQFKDVPKMLKAFENWFGPYPFYEDSYKLVEAPYLGMEHQSSVTYGNQYKNGYLGRDLSGTGWGLKFDFIIIHESGHEWFANNITYKDIADMWIHESFTNYSESLFLEYYYGKEAGAEYVIGCRKNIENDIPIIGHYDVNNEGSGDMYPKGANMLHMIRQVINDDARWKSILRGLNSTFYHQTVTSKQIEDYINNQSGINFNRVFAQYLTTTKIPVLEYIFKDGSFGYHWSNCVAKFDMPIKVRLNGIDTWLKPTTEWKSQKTTNDQKTIEVSKDFYVTASNIIE; encoded by the coding sequence ATGAAAAGTTATATTATTACTTTTATCTTTCTATTTATAGTTTTTACTTCCAATGCACAAGGACTTCTTAATAAGTTAGAAAAAACGTTTACCCATCAGGATACTTTGAGAGGAAGTATAACAAAAGAAAGGGCATGGTGGGATTTAAAATATTATCATTTGGATATAAAGGTAAATCCGGTTGATAAAACTATTTCGGGTTCAAATAAAGTTCGATATACAGTTTTAAGCGAGTATAGCAAAATGCAAATTGATTTGCAGGAACCAATGCAGATATATAAAGTCACCCAAGATGGAAAAGAATTAAAATTTGAAAGAAATGGAAATGTTTTTTTTATTGAGTTGATTGCAAATCAGAAAGTGGGAGAAATTAAAGAAATTATTGTTTCATTTGGGGGAAAACCTAAAGAAGCAGTTAATCCGCCATGGGATGGAGGAATTACCTGGAAAAAAGACAAAAATGGGAAAGACTTTATAGCCTCATCATGTCAGGGATTAGGGGCCAGTGTTTGGTGGCCATGTAAAGATCATATGTATGATGAAGTAGAAGACATGTTGATTAGTGTAAATGTTCCGGGAGATTTGACCGATGTTTCAAATGGAAGATTAAAAAGTATCAAAAAACAAAAAGATGGTACAAGGACATTTAACTGGTACATTTCTAATCCTATTAATAATTATGGTGTAAATATAAATATTGGTGATTATGTAAACTTTTCTGAGAAATATAAAGGTGAAAATGGTAATTTAGACTGTAACTATCATGTTTTGAGTTACAATTTAGCCTTAGCTAAAAAACAATTTAAAGATGTTCCAAAAATGTTGAAAGCTTTTGAAAACTGGTTTGGACCATATCCTTTTTATGAAGATAGTTATAAATTGGTTGAAGCACCTTATCTGGGAATGGAGCATCAAAGTAGTGTTACCTATGGGAATCAGTACAAAAATGGATATTTAGGGCGTGATTTGAGCGGAACTGGCTGGGGACTAAAATTCGATTTTATTATTATTCATGAATCAGGGCATGAATGGTTTGCAAATAATATTACCTACAAAGATATTGCAGATATGTGGATTCATGAGAGTTTTACTAATTACTCAGAGAGTCTTTTTCTTGAATATTATTATGGAAAAGAGGCAGGGGCAGAATATGTTATAGGATGCAGAAAAAATATTGAAAATGACATTCCAATTATAGGACACTATGATGTAAATAATGAAGGGTCGGGTGATATGTATCCAAAAGGTGCAAACATGCTGCACATGATTCGTCAGGTAATTAATGATGATGCGAGATGGAAATCTATTTTAAGAGGTCTGAACAGTACATTTTATCATCAGACAGTTACATCTAAGCAAATTGAAGATTATATTAATAATCAGTCTGGAATTAATTTCAACAGGGTATTTGCACAATATTTAACCACGACTAAAATTCCGGTTTTAGAATATATATTTAAAGACGGATCTTTTGGCTACCATTGGTCTAATTGTGTGGCTAAATTTGATATGCCGATAAAAGTAAGACTAAACGGAATTGACACTTGGTTAAAACCAACAACAGAATGGAAATCTCAGAAAACTACAAACGATCAGAAAACAATTGAAGTAAGTAAAGATTTTTATGTGACTGCATCTAATATTATAGAATAG
- a CDS encoding TlpA family protein disulfide reductase, with protein sequence MKQLVILLLAIATFSCTNAQKADKQNFSEATLSEKLLSTNENQVAFKDILKKYKGKTLVIEVWASWCSDCIKAMPKLKELQTNNPNVSYLFISADKTAEKWKAGIEKHQLNGDHYMMNDGMKGVFGKAIDLDWIPRYIILDKTGKIVTYRAIETDFDKINETLKNLK encoded by the coding sequence ATGAAACAATTAGTTATATTACTTTTAGCTATCGCTACTTTTTCATGTACGAACGCTCAAAAAGCAGACAAACAGAATTTTTCTGAAGCAACTCTATCTGAAAAATTATTATCTACAAATGAAAATCAGGTTGCATTCAAAGATATTTTAAAAAAGTATAAAGGAAAAACTTTAGTAATTGAAGTTTGGGCCTCATGGTGCAGTGATTGTATAAAGGCAATGCCTAAACTAAAAGAACTTCAAACCAACAATCCTAATGTTTCCTATTTATTTATTTCCGCAGATAAAACAGCTGAGAAATGGAAAGCCGGAATTGAAAAACATCAATTAAATGGTGATCATTATATGATGAATGACGGGATGAAAGGTGTTTTTGGAAAGGCAATAGATTTAGACTGGATCCCAAGATACATTATACTTGACAAAACAGGAAAAATTGTAACATATCGTGCCATTGAAACCGATTTTGATAAAATCAATGAAACATTAAAAAATCTGAAATAG
- the rlmH gene encoding 23S rRNA (pseudouridine(1915)-N(3))-methyltransferase RlmH, producing the protein MNIRLIAIGKTDNKSLQTLIDDYTKRLSFYIKFDLEIIPDIKNVKNLSESQQKEKEGELILSKLTPTDQLILLDENGKNFSSVGFSEELQKKMNSGIKTLVFVIGGPYGFSETVYGKAQGKISLSLMTFSHQMVRLFFIEQLYRGFTILRNEPYHHQ; encoded by the coding sequence ATGAACATTAGACTTATCGCCATTGGCAAAACCGATAATAAATCATTACAAACTTTAATTGACGATTATACAAAAAGACTGTCGTTTTATATCAAATTTGATTTAGAGATTATTCCTGATATTAAGAATGTAAAGAACTTATCCGAAAGTCAGCAAAAAGAAAAAGAAGGAGAGTTGATATTATCTAAATTAACGCCAACAGACCAACTCATTTTATTGGATGAAAACGGGAAAAATTTCTCTAGTGTTGGTTTTTCGGAAGAGTTGCAGAAGAAGATGAATTCTGGAATTAAAACACTGGTTTTTGTAATCGGCGGACCGTATGGATTTTCAGAAACGGTTTATGGCAAGGCACAAGGTAAAATTTCGCTTTCACTAATGACTTTTTCACATCAGATGGTGCGTTTATTTTTTATTGAACAATTATACAGAGGTTTTACAATTTTAAGAAATGAACCCTATCATCATCAATAA
- a CDS encoding AIR synthase related protein — protein MSSDSSKRYAQRGVSASKEDVHNAIKNIDKGLFPQAFCKIVPDYLTQDEEHCLIMHADGAGTKSSLAYMYWKETGDISVWKGIAQDALIMNIDDLLCVGATDNILLSSTIGRNKNLIPAEVISAIINGTEELINELKSFGVTIHSTGGETADIGDVVRTIIVDSTVTARMKRSDVVDNANIKAGDVIVGLASFGQATYEKSYNGGMGSNGLTSARHDVFGKYLAKKYPESFDAAVPDELIYSGQVNLTDEVENSPINAGQLVLSPTRTYAPIIKKILDTYTPADIHGMVHCSGGAQTKILHFVQNLHIIKDNLFPVPPLFKLIQEQSKTDWKEMYQVFNCGHRMEIYVPENIAQDIIAISKSFNVDAQIVGRVEAADAKKLTIKSEYGTFEY, from the coding sequence ATGAGTTCAGATTCTAGCAAAAGGTACGCGCAAAGAGGTGTTTCGGCATCAAAAGAAGACGTACACAACGCCATAAAAAATATTGATAAAGGTTTATTTCCACAAGCTTTCTGTAAAATTGTTCCTGATTATTTAACACAGGACGAAGAACACTGCCTGATTATGCACGCTGATGGCGCTGGTACAAAATCGTCTTTGGCCTATATGTACTGGAAAGAAACCGGAGATATTTCAGTTTGGAAAGGAATCGCTCAGGATGCTTTGATTATGAATATTGATGATTTATTATGTGTTGGGGCAACCGATAATATTTTGCTTTCTTCTACAATTGGAAGAAATAAAAACTTAATTCCTGCCGAAGTTATTTCAGCAATCATCAACGGAACCGAAGAATTAATCAACGAATTAAAATCTTTTGGCGTAACGATTCATTCAACTGGTGGAGAAACAGCTGACATTGGCGATGTAGTTCGTACTATTATTGTAGATTCGACTGTTACAGCCCGTATGAAACGCTCGGATGTTGTCGATAATGCAAATATTAAAGCGGGTGACGTAATTGTTGGTTTGGCTTCTTTTGGTCAGGCGACTTATGAAAAAAGTTATAACGGCGGAATGGGAAGTAATGGCCTAACATCTGCAAGACATGATGTTTTCGGAAAATATTTAGCTAAAAAATATCCTGAAAGTTTTGATGCAGCAGTTCCAGACGAATTGATTTATTCTGGTCAGGTTAATTTGACTGATGAGGTTGAAAACTCTCCAATAAATGCAGGTCAATTGGTTCTTTCTCCAACAAGGACTTATGCGCCAATCATCAAGAAAATTTTAGACACATATACTCCAGCCGATATTCACGGAATGGTGCATTGCAGTGGAGGAGCACAAACTAAGATTTTACATTTCGTTCAAAATTTACACATTATAAAAGACAATTTATTCCCGGTTCCACCATTGTTCAAACTAATTCAGGAACAATCAAAAACAGACTGGAAAGAAATGTACCAGGTTTTCAACTGCGGTCACCGTATGGAAATCTATGTTCCTGAAAATATTGCTCAGGATATTATCGCGATTTCAAAATCATTCAATGTCGATGCGCAAATCGTAGGAAGAGTAGAAGCTGCTGATGCCAAAAAACTGACCATCAAAAGCGAATACGGAACTTTCGAATATTAA
- a CDS encoding GNAT family N-acetyltransferase — MPSDFNFTENIVLEDDFVLLRPLQESDVENLLEISINEPETWKYSLVGADGKENLINYIRSAVKAREAKNEFPFIIFDKKSQKYAGSTRFYDINLDFKTLQLGYTWYGSAFRGTGLNKHCKFLLLQFAFETLGLERVEFRADNNNERSIAAMKSIGCKVEGVLRSHMPTANSEVRRDSIVLSILKNEWFEEVKEKLKQKLKSL; from the coding sequence ATGCCATCAGATTTCAATTTTACAGAAAATATAGTTTTAGAAGATGATTTCGTTTTATTACGACCTTTACAGGAATCAGATGTCGAAAATTTATTAGAAATCTCCATCAACGAACCCGAAACATGGAAATATTCTTTAGTAGGCGCCGATGGAAAAGAAAATCTCATCAATTATATTCGGTCTGCTGTAAAAGCAAGAGAGGCTAAAAACGAATTTCCTTTTATCATTTTCGATAAAAAATCTCAAAAATATGCAGGCTCAACTCGTTTTTACGATATAAACTTAGATTTTAAGACACTTCAGTTAGGATATACCTGGTATGGTTCTGCTTTTAGGGGAACCGGACTTAATAAACATTGCAAATTTTTATTACTTCAATTCGCATTTGAAACGCTTGGATTGGAAAGGGTAGAATTTCGTGCAGACAATAATAACGAAAGAAGTATTGCGGCAATGAAAAGTATTGGCTGTAAAGTCGAAGGTGTTTTGAGAAGTCATATGCCAACTGCAAATAGTGAAGTCCGTCGTGATTCTATTGTTTTGAGTATTCTAAAAAACGAATGGTTTGAGGAAGTCAAAGAAAAACTAAAACAAAAATTGAAGAGTTTATAA